Proteins from one Tenrec ecaudatus isolate mTenEca1 chromosome 8, mTenEca1.hap1, whole genome shotgun sequence genomic window:
- the MELTF gene encoding melanotransferrin translates to MRGPSAALWLLLTLRAVLSRMEVRWCTTSEPEQQKCSDMSKAFQEGGIQPALLCVQGTSADHCIQLITAQEADAITLDGGAIYEAGKEHGLKPVVGEVYDQEVGTSYYAVAVVKRSSHVTINTLKGVKSCHTGINRTVGWNVPVGYLVESGRLSVMGCDVLKAVSDYFGGSCVPGAGETSYSESLCRLCRGDSAGEGVCDKSPLERYYDYSGAFRCLVEDAGQVAFVKHSTVLENTDGKTLPSWGKELQSEDFQLLCRDGSRAEVTEWRQCHLARVPAHAVVVRADTDGGLIFRLLNEGQRLFNHEGSSFQMFSSQAYGQKNLLFKDATSELVPIATQTYEAWLGREYLHAMKGLLCDPHRLPPYLRWCVLSTPEIQKCGDMAVAFSRQRLHPEIQCVSADSPQHCMELIQAGQIDAVTLRGEDIYMAGKMYGLTPAAGERYAAEDRSNSYFVVAVVKRNSSYAFTMDELRGKRSCHPGLGSPAGWDVPVGALIQRGFIRPKDCDILTAVSEFFNASCVPVNNPKNYPSSLCALCVGDKQGRNKCVGNSQERYYSYSGAFRCLVENAGDVAFVKHTTVFDNTNGHNPEPWAAGLRSEDYELLCPNGARAEVSQFSACSLAQMPSHAVMVRPDTNIFTVYGLLDKAQDLFGDDHNKNGFKMFDSSDYHGQDLLFKDATVRAVPVGEKTTYQDWLGLDYVASLEGMLSQQCSGAAVPASTAPPLLLLLPLALSLTTGLAWTSL, encoded by the exons TGCTGAGCAGGATGGAGGTGCGATGGTGCACCACCTCAGAGCCCGAGCAGCAGAAGTGCAGCGACATGAGCAAGGCCTTCCAGGAAGGGGGCATTCAGCCCGCCCTCCTCTGCGTCCAGGGCACCTCCGCTGACCACTGCATCCAGCTCATCACG GCCCAGGAGGCCGATGCCATCACCCTGGATGGAGGAGCCATTTATGAGGCTGGAAAGGAACACGGCCTGAAGCCAGTGGTGGGTGAAGTCTATGACCAAG AGGTTGGCACCTCCTATTATGCTGTGGCTGTGGTCAAGAGAAGCTCCCACGTGACCATCAACACACTGAAAGGCGTGAAGTCCTGCCACACAGGCATCAACCGCACGGTGGGCTGGAACGTGCCCGTGGGCTACCTGGTGGAGAGTGGTCGCCTCTCGGTAATGGGCTGTGACGTGCTCAAAG ccGTCAGCGACTATTTTGGGGGCAGCTGCGTCCCgggggcaggagagaccagttactCCGAGTCGCTCTGCCGCCTGTGCCGAGGGGACTCCGCTGGGGAGGGCGTGTGTGACAAGAGCCCCCTGGAGCGATACTACGACTACAGCGGGGCCTtccg GTGCCTGGTGGAAGACGCCGGGCAAGTGGCCTTCGTGAAGCACAGCACTGTGCTGGAGAACACGGATG GGAAAACCCTGCCCTCctggggcaaggagctgcagtcaGAGGACTTCCAGCTGCTGTGCCGGGATGGCAGCAGGGCCGAAGTCACTGAGTGGCGGCAGTGCCACCTGGCCCGGGTGCCTGCTCACGCGGTGGTGGTCCGGGCTGACACGGATGGGGGCCTCATCTTCCGGCTGCTCAATGAAGGCCAG CGCCTCTTCAACCACGAGGGCAGCAGCTTCCAGATGTTCAGCTCCCAGGCCTATGGCCAGAAGAACCTGCTTTTCAAAGATGCCACCTCGGAGCTGGTGCCCATCGCCACGCAGACCTACGAGGCGTGGCTGGGCAGAGAGTACCTGCACGCCATGAAGGGTCTCCTCTGCGACCCCCACC GGCTGCCACCCTACCTGCGCTGGTGTGTGCTGTCCACTCCTGAGATCCAGAAGTGCGGAGACATGGCTGTGGCCTTCAGCCGGCAGAGGCTCCACCCCGAGATCCAGTGCGTGTCCGCCGACTCCCCACAGCACTGTATGGAGCTCAtccag GCAGGGCAGATTGATGCCGTGACCTTGAGAGGTGAAGATATTTACATGGCTGGGAAGATGTACGGCCTGACTCCAGCGGCCGGGGAGCGCTATGCCG cggaGGACAGGAGCAACTCGTACTTCGTGGTGGCCGTGGTAAAGCGGAACAGCTCCTACGCCTTCACCATGGACGAGCTGCGGGGCAAGCGCTCCTGCCACCCGGGCTTAGGCAGCCCTGCGGGCTGGGACGTGCCCGTGGGCGCCCTCATCCAGCGGGGCTTCATCCGGCCCAAGGACTGCGACATCCTCACAG CGGTCAGCGAGTTCTTCAACGCTAGCTGCGTGCCCGTGAACAACCCCAAGAATTACCCGTCCTCGCTGTGTGCGCTGTGTGTCGGGGACAAGCAGGGCCGCAACAAGTGTGTGGGCAACAGCCAGGAGAGGTACTACAGCTACAGCGGCGCCTTCAG GTGCCTCGTGGAGAATGCGGGGGATGTGGCCTTCGTCAAGCACACAACGGTCTTTGACAACACAAATG GTCACAATCCCGAGCCCTGGGCTGCGGGGCTCCGGTCTGAGGATTATGAGCTGCTGTGCCCCAATGGGGCTCGAGCTGAGGTGTCCCAGTTCTCGGCCTGCAGCCTGGCTCAGATGCCATCCCATGCCGTCATGGTTCGGCCTGACACCAACATCTTCACTGTGTACGGACTGCTGGACAAGGCCCAG GACCTGTTTGGAGATGACCACAACAAGAACGGGTTCAAAATGTTCGACTCCTCGGACTATCACGGCCAAGACCTGCTCTTCAAGGACGCCACCGTCCGAGCGGTGCCCGTGGGCGAGAAGACCACCTACCAAGACTGGCTGGGCCTCGATTACGTGGCGTCCCTGGAAGGCATGCTGTCTCAACAGTGCTCTGGAGCAG CAGTCCCGGCCTCCACGGCAcccccgctgctgctgctgctgccgctggcCCTGTCCCTCACCACGGGCCTCGCATGGACCTCCCTCTGA